From the genome of Sphingobacterium sp. UGAL515B_05:
CTCCGTATTACCGCGGCTGCTGGCACGGAGTTAGCCGATCCTTATTCTTCCAGTACATTCAGCTAGATACACGTATCTAGGTTTATTCCTGGACAAAAGCAGTTTACAACCCATAGGGCAGTCATCCTGCACGCGGCATGGCTGGTTCAGGCTTCCGCCCATTGACCAATATTCCTTACTGCTGCCTCCCGTAGGAGTCTGGTCCGTGTCTCAGTACCAGTGTGGGGGATTCTCCTCTCAGAGCCCCTAGACATCGTCGCCTTGGTAAGCCGTTACCCTACCAACTAGCTAATGTCACGCGAGCCCATCTCTATCCTATAAATATTTAATCAACTGAACATGCGAACTGTTGATGTTATGCGGTGTTAATCTCTCTTTCGAGAGGCTATCCCCCTGATAGAGGTAGGTTGCTCACGCGTTACGCACCCGTGCGCCACTCTCACCATCTTCGAGCAAGCTCTCCGATGGATCCCGTCCGACTTGCATGTATTAGGCCTGCCGCTAGCGTTCATCCTGAGCCAGGATCAAACTCTCCATTGTAAAATGAAGTTTTTGATTCCAACTATTTATAATAATCAGAATTCTTTTTTTATATCTCTGATCTTGGATCGAATTGAACGAATTACTTGAATTTGTTCATGACTTTCGTTTGTCTACTCGTCACGCTTACATGATTGTGTTTTCTTAAAGAACTCTGTCGCTTCAACTTCCGTATCCGCTTTATTCCGATGGGCATTGCGCCACTCTTTATCGTTTTGTTTTTCCCTTCGTTTCCGTTGGGACTGCAAAGGTAGAAATCTTTTCTGAACTTCCAAAAACTTTTTTAAGTTTTTTTTCTTTCCTCTTTTTTCGATTTCCGCGTTTAAAATAAACTGAACGGGATTTTAGATCCTGCCAGACTTCTCTTAAACCCTTCTTTTTTCATGATTCCCTCTTTCGGGGTAACCGTCCCTCCCTTGCGGAGTGGTGCAAAGATAGGGAGTTTAGGAACAAACTTCCAAGCCTTTTGTTCTTATTTATTTCATTTTTCCTTAACTGCCTGTAACGGTGCACGATTCTTTTTGTAAAACAGGTGATCGGAGGGCTGGAATGGCTGATCCGGCCGCCAGATTGGGCCTTCGGAGAACCTCAGGTTATCCTATAGCGTATGGAGGCAGGCTTCGCACTGGATCTATTACCAATTTCGTCTAACTTTTGTAGTTAATTAATAGGGGTATTACAGGGAGATAACAGGGGGTTAACAGGGGGTTAGCAGGGGTACAACCCCTATTAACCCCCTGTTAAATCGGTGCTATACTGCTATTAATTACAAATCGGTATACAATTTGAACATAAGCAACGTAATAACAGAGATCCGCAACGGTTAATACCATCGATATACATAATAGAGATAGGAGGTGACCGCGAACTGCAACCGCAGCGGAATAGAGGATGGCAGAACTGGCCTAAAGTAGACCTCGATCAATTCTCATTCTGGTGTAGGGTTTACTTAAATACCAATTAAAATCTTGCTTAAAGAAGAACCAAATAAAAGCGAATAAATAGAACACGACATAAATAACCCTATAAGTGTCCCAGCATCCAACCAGAATCGCCATGATATAGGCATTTTTTTATGAAAACGTTAGCCTGCTATCCGTTTTGGAGATTGCTCATATAGCGCGAAAGCATGAGATTAAGAATAAATAAGGCCATACAAACCGAAGGTTTATTTTGGCAATAGCAAAGCCTACACAAACTATACGATGCTTTAGTGAATTTTTATTCACTAAAGCATCGTATAGCTAATCCCCGTGGAAACTGTGGGAGCAAAGAAAATGATCAAGAAAAAGCGTTCAGCCCCGTAATATCTTGTCCTGTGATTAATAAATGAATATCATGTGTCCCTTCATAGGTAACCACAGACTCTAGGTTCATCATATGCCGCATTATTGGAAAGTCACCAACAATCCCCATTCCGCCAAGGATCTGCCTAGATTCACGCGCTATCTGTAGCGCCATATTCACATTGTTCCGTTTTGCCATGGAGATTTGCTGTGGCGTCGCCCGCCCCTCATTTTTGAGCTGCCCTAAACGCCACGACAACAACTGCGCCTTGGTAATTTCTGTCAGAAATTCCGCTAACTTCTTTTGCTGCAATTGAAAACCAGCAATTGGTTTATCAAACTGATGTCGCTCCAACGCGTATTGAACCGCAGTTTCATAACAGTCTATTGCTGCTCCAATCACCCCCCATGAAATTCCATAGCGGGCTGAATTCAAACAGGAAAGCGGTCCACGCATTGAATTTACAGCAGGAAGCACATTTTCCGCAGGGATATAAACATCATGAAAAACCAATTCACCTGTTTTGGAAGCGCGCAACGACCACTTATGCAAGGTCTCGGGAGTTTCAAAACCAGCCATTCCGCGTTCCACAATCACTCCCCTCACCTTTCCGGTCTCATCTCGTGCCCAAACGACAGCAATATCGCAGACAGGCGAATTTGTAATCCACATCTTTGCGCCATTCAATAAAAAACCATCTCCTTTTGCCGTCAATTTCGTTTCCATTCCCCCCGGATCAGATCCATGATTAGGCTCAGTCAGCCCAAAAGAACCGACCAACTCGCCCGATGCTAACCGCGGTAAATATTTACGACGCTGCTCCTCGCTACCATAGGTATAAATCGGAAACATCACCAAAGAGGACTGCACCGATGCCGCCGAACGAATTGCCGAGTCACCGGCTTCCAGTTCCTGCATAATCAAGCCATAAGAAATCTGATCCAATCCCGCCCCGCCATATTCAGCAGGAATATAAGGTCCCAAAGCTCCAATTGCACCCAATTTAGGCATCAACCCCGCAATAGCTCGGTGTTCCTGTGCTGCATCTTCAATGAAAGGCTTGATCTCTGTTTTCACAAAATCACGGACAGACTGCCGTATCAGTTTATGTTCTTCGGACAATAAATCGTCCACCTGGTAATAATCGATATTAATCTGTTTGATCATGATATAGTCTACATTAGCTTATCTAAGATAATGATTATTTTTCACTGAACAATATTCAGAACAAACTTGTCAACAAAAAATTTATTTCATATATTTAAACTATTCCACGAATAAAATAAACCATTATGATAAAATCAGCGCTTAAAACACTTGGAATATCTTCCCTGAATTTAGGATCATCAACTGGACAGCAATGGTTTTCCGAAGGTAAAGAATTCGAATCCATTTCACCTGTCGATGGAAAACTCATCGCAAAAATAAAAGGCAGCAATCGTAAGGACTATGAAGCGGTCATTAAGCAGGCAGGAGATGCTTTTTTACAATGGCGCCTACTACCTGCCCCGAAAAGAGGCGACATCGTTCGTCAATTGGGAGACAAGCTCCGTGAACTCAAACCCATTCTCGGAAAATTAGTTTCCTATGAAATGGGTAAATCTTACCAAGAAGGCATGGGGGAAGTACAAGAGATGATCGATATCTGCGACTTTGCATTAGGCCTATCCCGCCAACTGTATGGTAACACCATCCACTCGGAACGCCCCGGGCACCGTATGTACGACCAATATCACCC
Proteins encoded in this window:
- a CDS encoding acyl-CoA dehydrogenase family protein, which gives rise to MIKQINIDYYQVDDLLSEEHKLIRQSVRDFVKTEIKPFIEDAAQEHRAIAGLMPKLGAIGALGPYIPAEYGGAGLDQISYGLIMQELEAGDSAIRSAASVQSSLVMFPIYTYGSEEQRRKYLPRLASGELVGSFGLTEPNHGSDPGGMETKLTAKGDGFLLNGAKMWITNSPVCDIAVVWARDETGKVRGVIVERGMAGFETPETLHKWSLRASKTGELVFHDVYIPAENVLPAVNSMRGPLSCLNSARYGISWGVIGAAIDCYETAVQYALERHQFDKPIAGFQLQQKKLAEFLTEITKAQLLSWRLGQLKNEGRATPQQISMAKRNNVNMALQIARESRQILGGMGIVGDFPIMRHMMNLESVVTYEGTHDIHLLITGQDITGLNAFS